Proteins encoded in a region of the Pieris brassicae chromosome 3, ilPieBrab1.1, whole genome shotgun sequence genome:
- the LOC123707628 gene encoding hormone receptor 4-like isoform X2, which produces MTLSRGPCDLDNMSLFQDLKLKRRKVDSRCSSDGESAADTSTSSPDPGPPSPRMADAGCSTPPHPPPVFDGGGSPSPSPAACHPTVIRSAPPNSVIKFEGAPAPIKIEISSAGKHDSSPASHYSSVKLEGPPPDHPHSYRPRALAPPPPSPHASLSPNHWPPAACINGVKPELIGGHFPPQPLEPKGARGSTQWRGAPAVIMGESGGVRTMFWTLPAPTSGGEPSPGASHTPTPPASDPNTCSEESAARLLLNLGGELRRTQGPRLNMELLWAGDVSQLPAHQQIHALNLSAAAGGVPGISNVPNTSPLAPRPELRTYAPEAERDEDEQPMICMICEDKATGLHYGIITCEGCKGFFKRTVQNRRVYTCVADGGCEITKAQRNRCQYCRFKKCIEQGMVLQAVREDRMPGGRNSGAVYNLYKVKYKKHKKPKTSTATSRASPPEKPKDPLPPLPPNLVNGTILKTALTNPSEVVHLRARLESAVSSSRDRAIPLDRALHMIRALIDCDAMEDIATVRHLPDLLHDTSEIGDKLCKIGDSIVHKMVAWTKKLPFIMEIPMEIHSKLLMEKWHEISVLTTAAYQAIHGKLAHAPPSSDHEHDFMQEVNANLRTLQNCLTSLMGRPITLEQLRLDVGLVVEKMTQITCVFRRIQLRMEEYVCLKVYILLNQEVELEGIQDRYVQVLRSYLEHAAPHHPGRLQELFARIPEIQAAANLLLESKMFYVPFVLNSAEIR; this is translated from the exons GCGAGTCGGCAGCGGACACAAGCACGTCTTCGCCGGACCCTGGCCCGCCGTCTCCGCGCATGGCAGACGCCGGCTGCAGCACGCCGCCGCACCCGCCGCCCGTGTTTGACGGCGGTGGCTCACCCTCACCCTCTCCTGCTGCCTGCCACCCAACCGTTATTCGCTCCGCCCCCCCTAACTCCGTCATCAAGTTTGAAGGTGCACCTGCACccattaaaatagaaatatcttCTGCTGGAAAGCATGACTCCTCCCCAGCTTCCCATTATTCATCTGTCAAATTAGAAGGGCCACCCCCTGATCACCCACATTCGTATAGACCTCGTGCCCTCGCTCCTCCCCCGCCAAGTCCCCACGCCTCTTTATCGCCAAATCATTGGCCCCCCGCGGCTTGTATTAATGGTGTAAAACCTGAACTCATCGGCGGTCATTTTCCACCACAACCATTAGAACCAAAAGGCGCAAGAGGTTCGACGCAATGGAGAGGAGCACCCGCAGTGATTATGGGCGAATCTGGTGGAGTCCGGACAATGTTCTGGACTCTTCCTGCACCTACTTCTGGCGGAGAACCATCCCCGGGAGCTTCTCATACTCCAACACCACCTGCATCAGATCCTAATACATGTAGTGAAGAATCAGCAGCCCGACTTTTGTTAAATCTAGGAGGGGAGTTAAGGCGAACTCAAGGGCCAAGACTAAACATGGAATTATTATGGGCTGGGGACGTTTCCCAATTACCAGCTCATCAGCAAATACATGCCTTAAATCTTAGTGCTGCTGCTGGAGGAGTTCCTGGTATTTCAAATGTACCAAATACAAGTCCCTTAGCACCACGACCCGAGTTAAGAACATACGCACCTGAAGCTGAGCGTGATGAAGATGAACAGCCGATGATCTGTATGATTTGTGAAGATAAGGCGACTGGTCTCCACTATGGTATTATAACATGTGAGGGTTGCAAGGGTTTCTTCAAAAGAACTGTGCAGAATAGACGAGTATATACATGTGTGGCTGATGGAGGCTGTGAAATAACAAAAGCGCAAAGAAATAGATGCCAATATTGTcgctttaaaaaatgtatagaacAAGGAATGGTTCTACAAG CCGTTCGAGAAGATCGTATGCCAGGAGGTCGAAATAGTGGTGCAgtgtacaatttatataaggTTAAATACAAGAAACATAAGAAGCCAAAAACTTCAACTGCAACCAGTAGGGCGTCACCTCCGGAAAAACCTAAAGACCCTTTACCACCCCTCCCACCGAACCTCGTTAATGGGACCATCCTTAAGACTGCTTTAACAAACCCAAGCGAG GTGGTTCACTTGAGGGCAAGACTGGAAAGTGCTGTGTCATCGTCAAGAGATAGAGCGATACCTCTAGATAGGGCCTTGCATATGATCAGAGCACTGATCGATTGCGATGCAATGGAAGACATCGCCACTGTTCGCCATTTACCTGATCTCCTGCACGACACGTCAGAAATAGGTGATAAGCTATGTAAGATTGGAGATTCAATAGTCCACAAGATGGTCGCTTGGACGAAAAAGTTACCGTTCATAATGGAAATTCCTATGGAAATACATTCAAAACTATTAATGGAAAAATGGCATGAGATCTCAGTATTGACAACAGCGGCATATCAAGCAATTCATGGCAAACTAGCTCATGCGCCACCGTCATCAGACCACGAACATGATTTTATGCAGGAG GTTAACGCAAATCTTAGAACGTTACAAAACTGCTTAACGTCACTCATGGGAAGGCCGATCACATTAGAACAGCTAAGGCTGGACGTGGGTTTAGTGGTAGAGAAGATGACACAAATCACTTGTGTCTTTAGGCGCATCCAGCTTCGGATGGAGGAGTACGTCTGTTTAAAAGTCTACATATTGTTAAATCAgg aAGTTGAGTTGGAGGGAATTCAGGATCGATATGTGCAAGTTCTACGGAGCTATTTAGAGCATGCTGCACCACATCACCCTGGTAGACTACAAGAATTATTCGCAAGAATACCGGAG ATCCAGGCAGCGGCGAACTTGTTACTAGAAAGCAAAATGTTCTACGTGCCGTTCGTGCTAAATTCAGCTGAAATCAGATAG
- the LOC123707628 gene encoding hormone receptor 4-like isoform X1 gives MTSTMGIMTLSRGPCDLDNMSLFQDLKLKRRKVDSRCSSDGESAADTSTSSPDPGPPSPRMADAGCSTPPHPPPVFDGGGSPSPSPAACHPTVIRSAPPNSVIKFEGAPAPIKIEISSAGKHDSSPASHYSSVKLEGPPPDHPHSYRPRALAPPPPSPHASLSPNHWPPAACINGVKPELIGGHFPPQPLEPKGARGSTQWRGAPAVIMGESGGVRTMFWTLPAPTSGGEPSPGASHTPTPPASDPNTCSEESAARLLLNLGGELRRTQGPRLNMELLWAGDVSQLPAHQQIHALNLSAAAGGVPGISNVPNTSPLAPRPELRTYAPEAERDEDEQPMICMICEDKATGLHYGIITCEGCKGFFKRTVQNRRVYTCVADGGCEITKAQRNRCQYCRFKKCIEQGMVLQAVREDRMPGGRNSGAVYNLYKVKYKKHKKPKTSTATSRASPPEKPKDPLPPLPPNLVNGTILKTALTNPSEVVHLRARLESAVSSSRDRAIPLDRALHMIRALIDCDAMEDIATVRHLPDLLHDTSEIGDKLCKIGDSIVHKMVAWTKKLPFIMEIPMEIHSKLLMEKWHEISVLTTAAYQAIHGKLAHAPPSSDHEHDFMQEVNANLRTLQNCLTSLMGRPITLEQLRLDVGLVVEKMTQITCVFRRIQLRMEEYVCLKVYILLNQEVELEGIQDRYVQVLRSYLEHAAPHHPGRLQELFARIPEIQAAANLLLESKMFYVPFVLNSAEIR, from the exons GCGAGTCGGCAGCGGACACAAGCACGTCTTCGCCGGACCCTGGCCCGCCGTCTCCGCGCATGGCAGACGCCGGCTGCAGCACGCCGCCGCACCCGCCGCCCGTGTTTGACGGCGGTGGCTCACCCTCACCCTCTCCTGCTGCCTGCCACCCAACCGTTATTCGCTCCGCCCCCCCTAACTCCGTCATCAAGTTTGAAGGTGCACCTGCACccattaaaatagaaatatcttCTGCTGGAAAGCATGACTCCTCCCCAGCTTCCCATTATTCATCTGTCAAATTAGAAGGGCCACCCCCTGATCACCCACATTCGTATAGACCTCGTGCCCTCGCTCCTCCCCCGCCAAGTCCCCACGCCTCTTTATCGCCAAATCATTGGCCCCCCGCGGCTTGTATTAATGGTGTAAAACCTGAACTCATCGGCGGTCATTTTCCACCACAACCATTAGAACCAAAAGGCGCAAGAGGTTCGACGCAATGGAGAGGAGCACCCGCAGTGATTATGGGCGAATCTGGTGGAGTCCGGACAATGTTCTGGACTCTTCCTGCACCTACTTCTGGCGGAGAACCATCCCCGGGAGCTTCTCATACTCCAACACCACCTGCATCAGATCCTAATACATGTAGTGAAGAATCAGCAGCCCGACTTTTGTTAAATCTAGGAGGGGAGTTAAGGCGAACTCAAGGGCCAAGACTAAACATGGAATTATTATGGGCTGGGGACGTTTCCCAATTACCAGCTCATCAGCAAATACATGCCTTAAATCTTAGTGCTGCTGCTGGAGGAGTTCCTGGTATTTCAAATGTACCAAATACAAGTCCCTTAGCACCACGACCCGAGTTAAGAACATACGCACCTGAAGCTGAGCGTGATGAAGATGAACAGCCGATGATCTGTATGATTTGTGAAGATAAGGCGACTGGTCTCCACTATGGTATTATAACATGTGAGGGTTGCAAGGGTTTCTTCAAAAGAACTGTGCAGAATAGACGAGTATATACATGTGTGGCTGATGGAGGCTGTGAAATAACAAAAGCGCAAAGAAATAGATGCCAATATTGTcgctttaaaaaatgtatagaacAAGGAATGGTTCTACAAG CCGTTCGAGAAGATCGTATGCCAGGAGGTCGAAATAGTGGTGCAgtgtacaatttatataaggTTAAATACAAGAAACATAAGAAGCCAAAAACTTCAACTGCAACCAGTAGGGCGTCACCTCCGGAAAAACCTAAAGACCCTTTACCACCCCTCCCACCGAACCTCGTTAATGGGACCATCCTTAAGACTGCTTTAACAAACCCAAGCGAG GTGGTTCACTTGAGGGCAAGACTGGAAAGTGCTGTGTCATCGTCAAGAGATAGAGCGATACCTCTAGATAGGGCCTTGCATATGATCAGAGCACTGATCGATTGCGATGCAATGGAAGACATCGCCACTGTTCGCCATTTACCTGATCTCCTGCACGACACGTCAGAAATAGGTGATAAGCTATGTAAGATTGGAGATTCAATAGTCCACAAGATGGTCGCTTGGACGAAAAAGTTACCGTTCATAATGGAAATTCCTATGGAAATACATTCAAAACTATTAATGGAAAAATGGCATGAGATCTCAGTATTGACAACAGCGGCATATCAAGCAATTCATGGCAAACTAGCTCATGCGCCACCGTCATCAGACCACGAACATGATTTTATGCAGGAG GTTAACGCAAATCTTAGAACGTTACAAAACTGCTTAACGTCACTCATGGGAAGGCCGATCACATTAGAACAGCTAAGGCTGGACGTGGGTTTAGTGGTAGAGAAGATGACACAAATCACTTGTGTCTTTAGGCGCATCCAGCTTCGGATGGAGGAGTACGTCTGTTTAAAAGTCTACATATTGTTAAATCAgg aAGTTGAGTTGGAGGGAATTCAGGATCGATATGTGCAAGTTCTACGGAGCTATTTAGAGCATGCTGCACCACATCACCCTGGTAGACTACAAGAATTATTCGCAAGAATACCGGAG ATCCAGGCAGCGGCGAACTTGTTACTAGAAAGCAAAATGTTCTACGTGCCGTTCGTGCTAAATTCAGCTGAAATCAGATAG
- the LOC123707066 gene encoding coiled-coil domain-containing protein 28A-like produces the protein MSLHLEQSNETQQLMQNEREDEEQKVSPSATSPVTSNKLSSGAASLTSKNAQGFSNTANSLNDSTKMSYVNERRQHRDFMRSYNNRPKHIPKETPDVKHMEKALLDLLEDFHTGKLSAFSTGCSMEQMVNVRDQQEHLARLHFKLYGDPEKPSEDNFENSSPKDKMTQLVQSLEQLSASIERLQSDEAVSSSNDKKES, from the coding sequence ATGAGCTTACATTTGGAACAAAGTAACGAAACACAACAACTAATGCAGAATGAGAGGGAAGATGAGGAGCAGAAGGTTTCTCCATCAGCAACCTCTCCGGTAACTAGTAATAAACTGTCGAGTGGTGCAGCAAGTCTTACTTCTAAAAATGCTCAGGGCTTCTCAAACACAGCCAACAGTCTTAATGATTCCACTAAAATGTCGTATGTCAATGAAAGAAGACAACATCGTGACTTCATGCGTTCCTACAATAATAGGCCTAAACATATACCTAAAGAAACACCAGATGTCAAGCACATGGAGAAGGCTCTTTTAGATTTACTTGAAGATTTCCACACAGGAAAATTGAGTGCATTTAGTACAGGTTGTAGTATGGAACAAATGGTTAATGTTAGGGATCAGCAAGAGCATTTGGCTCGGctgcattttaaattatatggtGATCCAGAGAAACCATCTGAGGACAATTTTGAAAACTCTTCACCAAAAGATAAGATGACTCAACTTGTACAGAGTTTAGAGCAATTATCTGCATCAATTGAACGTTTGCAGTCAGATGAAGCTGTTAGTTCtagtaatgataaaaaagaGTCATAA
- the LOC123706942 gene encoding serine/threonine-protein phosphatase 6 catalytic subunit: MIADVDKWIEIAKRCKYLPEDDLRELCNIVCDLLLEEPNVQPVQTPVTVCGDIHGQFYDLEELFNIGGQVPETQYIFMGDYVDRGYYSLETLTLLMAFKARYPDRIILLRGNHETCQITKVYGFYDECLNKYGNANAWKDCCRVFDLLTVAALIDESVLCVHGGLSPEISMLDQIRCIDRNQQIPHKGAFCDLLWSDPTEDDTKWSVSPRGAGWLFGRVVTELFMSYNDLTLICRAHQLVNDGYKYMFDQRLVTIWSAPNYCYRCGNVASIMEFNSVNDRNAKLFNAVPDSEREVPPQQATPYFL; this comes from the exons ATGATAGCAGATGTAGACAAATGGATTGAAATTGCCAAAAGGTGTAAATATCTCCCAGAAGACGATTTGCGAGAGCTGTGTAATATTGTTTGTGATCTTCTTTTAGAGGAGCCGAATGTACAACCGGTACAAACACCTGTAACTGTTTGCGGTGATATTCACGGACAG ttcTATGATTTAGAAGAACTTTTCAACATTGGTGGACAAGTACCAGAAACACAGTACATATTTATGGGAGACTATGTAGATAGGGGGTACTATAGTCTCGAAACActtacattattaatggcATTCAAAGCTAGGTATCCAGATAG GATAATTCTGTTGAGAGGAAATCATGAAACATGTCAAATAACAAAAGTTTATGGTTTCTATGATGAGTGCTTAAACAAATATGGAAATGCAAATGCCTGGAAAGATTGTTGCAGGGTTTTTGATCTTCTTACTGTAGCAGCT TTGATTGATGAATCAGTCCTTTGTGTACATGGTGGTCTCTCTCCTGAAATATCTATGTTGGATCAAATCCGTTGTATTGATAGAAATCAACAAATACCTCATAAAGGTGCATTTTGTGACTTATTGTGGTCAGATCCCACAGAAGATGATACTAAATG GTCAGTAAGCCCTCGTGGAGCTGGATGGCTCTTTGGGAGAGTGGTCACTGAACTTTTCATGAGCTATAATGATCTCACTTTAATATGTAGAGCACATCAGCTAGTAAATGATG gttataaatatatgtttgacCAAAGATTGGTCACCATCTGGTCAGCACCAAACTACTGTTATAGATGTGGAAATGTTGCATCAATAATGGAATTTAACAGTGTGAATGATAGAAATGCTAAACTTTTTAATGCAGTGCCCGACAGTGAACGAGAAGTCCCTCCACAACAAGCAACACCCtattttctgtaa
- the LOC123706982 gene encoding 60 kDa SS-A/Ro ribonucleoprotein homolog: MTASPTLDPKLRNRLLRYLHTGIEIPKYFPGCWTAHKYFEDFKPPVLQEVFLADKNNTEVVNIILKAFHDGHFTRFETIAFTLAKCLYHGSERVKEITYRAALEVCKTPEEMMMFNNFLRHLKTGNGRGWCNFIKKWYLNRDPMELAKEVTRVRARHGRSHKTLVAKSHMKIDVNDYARDATIKYIMYGIKRARTILANAPGTEDIFDYIEKVESMRHCEDPKDAAKIAEENHFILDHVPGHLLTSQEVWEVILPQMPLQQVLHNIQRIHNMGFLTESSTTTAILCSLLTNNDKIKASKVTPIEVFIIVSNYERNSKPLKYEKAIAALEKQQRRRQRQTFNPESKVWEWTVTQRHPKEVKIWGIDQKPNKTVIATLHLLINHTWTLTTPTKARYLITLDMRDHMFKGLHFCEKYAPSKKSKRKDVVANNGGGGDVDNVQPAVTRTKIRQFAECFYNSHVSPGNAAIILMLQLLKREKHVKVAVFTEQGIELIDGKKCNDIEGTAMYLKKQKLGRVQLDAPIEWASKLNEKFDVFINMIDRSSRYMELEKSARGGRGPAGRFGPPPTNNDVVDHCPVRALERYRTKTANPDAKLIVMSLASHRSETTDGSHEGILDIVGIDEHVPKVMDAFVLGQFK; this comes from the exons ATGACGGCGTCACCTACTCTCGATCCCAAACTAAGGAATCGTTTATTGAGATATCTTCATACTGGTATCGaaataccaaaatattttCCTGGATGCTGGACGGCACATAAGTATTTTGAGGACTTTAAGCCACCCGTACTGCAGGAAGTATTTCTAGCTGATAAGAATAATACTGAGgttgtaaatattatcttgAAG GCATTTCATGATGGCCACTTTACTCGTTTTGAGACCATTGCATTTACTTTGGCAAAATGTCTTTATCATGGCTCAGAAAGAGTAAAGGAAATAACATATCGGGCTGCTCTTGAAGTTTGTAAAACCCCTGAGGAAATGATGATGTTTAATAACTTTCTACGACACTTAAAGACAG gtaATGGCAGGGGTTGgtgtaatttcattaaaaaatggtATCTAAATAGAGATCCCATGGAACTAGCAAAAGAGGTCACCAGAGTACGCGCCAGACATGGCCGATCCCATAAAACTTTGGTGGCAAAATCCCACATGAAAATTGATGTAAATGATTATG CCCGAGATGCTACCATAAAGTACATAATGTATGGGATAAAACGAGCAAGAACCATTTTGGCCAATGCTCCAGGCACAGAGGATATCTTTGATTACATAGAAAAAGTTGAGAGTATGCGTCATTGTGAAGACCCTAAGGATGCTGCTAAAATAGCTGAAGAGAATCATTTCATCTTGGATCATGTGCCTGGACATCTTCTTACATCACAAGag GTATGGGAAGTAATATTGCCCCAAATGCCGTTGCAACAAGTGTTGCATAACATTCAGCGGATACACAATATGGGTTTTCTAACAGAGAGTTCTACTACCACAGCTATTCTGTGCTCTCTACTCACAAACAATGACAAGATTAAGGCATCGAAAGTAACACCCATTGAAGTATTCATTATTGTTAGCAACTATGAGAGGAATTCTAA GCCGTTAAAATATGAGAAAGCCATAGCGGCTCTGGAGAagcagcaacgccgacggcagAGACAGACATTTAATCCAGAAAGTAAGGTTTGGGAGTGGACTGTTACTCAGCGACACCCAAAGGAAGTTAAAATTTGGG GTATCGACCAAAAGCCGAACAAAACCGTAATTGCTACATTGCACCTTCTCATCAACCATACCTGGACGCTGACTACGCCCACTAAGGCCCGTTACTTGATCACGCTTGATATGAGAGACCATATGTTTAAAG GTCTTCATTTCTGTGAAAAGTACGCACCATCAAAGAAAAGCAAGAGGAAGGATGTAGTAGCAAATAATGGCGGCGGAGGTGATGTCGACAACGTACAGCCAGCTGTGACTAGAACCAAGATACGACAATTTGCCGAATGCTTCTATAACTCACACGTTTCACCTGGAAACGCCG cGATCATCTTGATGCTGCAACTTCTAAAACGCGAGAAGCATGTTAAGGTAGCAGTTTTCACTGAACAAGGCATTGAACTGATCGATGGAAAGAAATGTAACGATATTGAGGGCACAGCGATGTATcttaag AAACAGAAACTTGGTCGCGTACAATTGGACGCACCAATCGAATGGGCCAGCAAATTGAACGAAAAGTTCGACGTGTTTATTAACATGATCGACCGAAGTAGCCGTTACATGGAGCTGGAAAAATCGGCCCGTGGAGGCAGAGGACCTGCGGGCAGGTTTGGCCCTCCGCCCACTAACAATGATGTCGTGGACCACTGCCCCGTGAGAGCCCTTGAGCGCTACAGGACGAAGACGGCAAATCCTGATGCTAA gttgATTGTGATGTCGCTAGCATCCCATCGGTCGGAGACAACAGACGGCAGTCACGAGGGTATTCTTGATATCGTCGGGATCGACGAGCACGTACCCAAAGTTATGGACGCGTTCGTTCTCGGACAGTTCAAGTAA
- the LOC123707639 gene encoding eukaryotic translation initiation factor 3 subunit I codes for MKPLMLQGHERAITQIKYNREGDLLFSAAKDSKPNVWWSLNGERLGTFNGHGGVVWCLDVDWQSIHLITGGGDSSCRLWDLETGKNIATIKTNSSVRTCNFSYSAYQAAYTTDKAMGHPCEVFIIDTRTIDDSISSASSILKWEITDSKVTSMIWGTLDETIITGHEAGDLIQWDLRTGKKIHSIKEHSRQINDMQLSRDGTMFITASKDQTAKLFDTSSLELLKEYKTERPVNSAALSPILDHVVLGGGQDAMEVTTTSTRQGKFDARFFHLVFEEEFGRVKGHFGPINSLAFHPDGRSYASGGEDGYVRVQSFDQAYFDYTFDYNRD; via the exons ATG aaaccTTTAATGCTGCAAGGGCACGAACGTGCaataacacaaattaaatacaatcgTGAAGGAGATTTGCTATTTTCCGCTGCAAAAGATTCCAAGCCTAATGTTTGGTGGTCACTTAATGGTGAGCGTTTGGGTACTTTTAATGGGCACGGTGGAGTGGTATGGTGCCTTGATGTTGATTGGCAGAGTATTCATCTGATCACAGGGGGTGGTGACAGCTCGTGCAG ACTTTGGGATCTGGAAACTGGAAAAAACATAgctacaataaaaacaaattcttcAGTACGCACATGTAACTTCAGCTACAGTGCCTATCAAGCTGCCTACACTACCGACAAAGCTATGGGTCATCCTTGCGAG GTATTTATCATTGACACTAGAACTATTGATGATTCAATCTCATCTGCatcatcaattttaaaatgggAAATCACAGACTCCAAAGTGACTTCTATGATTTGGGGAACACTTGATGAGACAATAATTACTGGACATGAAGCTGGTGATTTAATCCAATGGGATTTAAGA ACTGGGAAAAAAATACACTCAATAAAAGAACACAGTCGTCAAATAAATGACATGCAGCTATCCAGAGATGGTACTATGTTTATTACAGCCTCTAAGGACCAAactgcaaaattatttgacacAAGCTCTTTAGAATTATTGAAAGAATATAAAACAGAACGTCCAGTAAACTCTGCAGCCCTGAGTCCAATATTAGATCATGTTGTGCTTGGTGGAGGTCAAGATGCTATGGAAGTAACAACAACCTCTACAAGACAGGGTAAATTTGATGCTCGCTTTTTCCATCTTGTTTTTGAAGAAGAGTTTGGAAGGGTCAAGGGACACTTTGGGCCCATTAACAGTTTGGCATTCCACCCAGATGGTCGGAGTTATGCATCTGGTGGAGAAGATGGTTATGTGCGAGTGCAGAGTTTTGACCAAGCTTATTTCGATTATACTTTTGATTATAATAGAGACTAA